One window from the genome of Pseudoalteromonas sp. '520P1 No. 423' encodes:
- the ompR gene encoding two-component system response regulator OmpR, translating to MGQETTKVLVVDDDMRLRSLLERYLVEQGFIVRSAGNAEQMDRLIERENFHLLVLDLMLPGEDGLSICRRLRQKENDIPIIMLTAKGDEVDRIIGLELGADDYIPKPFNPRELLARIKAILRRRSADVPGAPAAEENKIEFGDFKLNLATREMNHGDEIISLTSGEFAVLKALVTHPREPLSRDKLMNLARGRDYSALERSIDVQVSRLRRMIEEDPANPRYLQTVWGLGYVFVPDSDE from the coding sequence ATGGGACAGGAAACAACCAAAGTTTTAGTTGTAGATGATGATATGCGCTTACGTTCATTATTAGAGCGTTATTTAGTAGAACAAGGTTTTATTGTCCGCTCAGCTGGTAATGCAGAACAAATGGACCGCTTAATTGAGCGAGAAAATTTTCATTTATTAGTATTAGACTTAATGCTACCAGGTGAAGATGGTTTATCTATTTGTCGTCGTTTACGTCAAAAAGAAAATGATATTCCAATCATTATGCTAACTGCAAAAGGCGACGAAGTAGACCGTATTATTGGTTTAGAGCTTGGCGCTGATGATTATATTCCTAAGCCTTTTAATCCTAGAGAATTATTAGCACGTATTAAAGCGATTTTACGTCGTCGTTCAGCTGATGTACCTGGTGCGCCAGCAGCAGAAGAAAATAAAATTGAATTTGGTGATTTTAAACTGAATTTAGCAACTCGCGAAATGAACCATGGTGATGAAATTATCTCGCTAACCAGTGGTGAATTTGCGGTACTAAAAGCCTTAGTGACTCATCCAAGAGAACCACTTAGCCGTGATAAGTTAATGAACTTAGCGCGTGGTCGAGATTACAGCGCCCTTGAGCGGAGTATTGATGTTCAGGTGTCTCGCCTGCGTCGTATGATTGAAGAAGATCCAGCTAATCCAAGATATTTACAAACAGTGTGGGGACTTGGTTACGTATTTGTTCCTGACAGTGATGAATAA
- the envZ gene encoding two-component system sensor histidine kinase EnvZ: MRLFPRSAFGQTVFFVGALLLINQIVSYISVTFYVVKPTIEQVTLMLSKQVKTVFIGVNDGITLPPEIAEKFYLATGTEVMSEAEAFKNGLEMASEYPMLSNIMSDQLGGPARVRINQASQLVYWVESPQAPGYWVRVPLMGFQETQLEFLTFYLACIGVLSVLGGWLFASQLNRPLKSLQDAAVKVGVGDYSTQLKERGSIEVIEVTRAFNQMSKGIKELEEDRRLLMAGVSHDLRTPLTRIRLATEMMSDDEDYLREGIIYDIEDMNAIIDQFIEYLRHHKVAELVNEDLNALVAEVVASEQKQQRVINAELNESIPNIPLSHVAIKRVITNMIENALRYSEDDIQVLTGLDKSKKYAYVAIQDKGPGIPENELERVFQPFTQGDLARGSEGSGLGLAIIKRIVDMHNGTVTLRNMPEGGLEAKVNFLVKQ, from the coding sequence ATGCGGTTATTTCCGCGTAGTGCATTTGGGCAAACAGTCTTTTTTGTTGGTGCACTACTTTTAATCAATCAAATCGTTTCATACATATCAGTTACTTTTTATGTCGTAAAACCTACGATAGAGCAAGTAACTTTAATGCTTTCTAAACAAGTTAAAACTGTTTTCATTGGTGTGAACGATGGTATTACTTTACCTCCTGAAATTGCTGAAAAGTTTTATTTAGCAACAGGAACGGAAGTGATGAGCGAAGCAGAAGCATTCAAAAACGGCCTAGAAATGGCTTCTGAATATCCCATGCTGTCTAACATCATGTCAGATCAGTTAGGCGGACCCGCACGCGTTAGAATCAATCAAGCAAGTCAATTAGTTTATTGGGTAGAATCTCCTCAAGCGCCAGGTTATTGGGTGCGAGTGCCATTAATGGGCTTTCAAGAAACTCAGCTAGAATTCCTCACATTTTATTTAGCCTGTATTGGTGTATTAAGTGTTTTAGGTGGCTGGTTATTTGCGAGTCAGTTAAATCGGCCGTTAAAGTCATTGCAAGATGCAGCTGTAAAAGTAGGTGTAGGAGATTATTCAACCCAACTTAAAGAGCGCGGTTCAATAGAAGTAATCGAAGTAACCCGTGCATTTAATCAAATGTCGAAAGGCATTAAAGAGCTTGAAGAAGACAGGAGATTATTAATGGCAGGTGTATCGCATGATTTAAGAACACCTTTAACACGTATTCGTTTAGCAACGGAAATGATGTCTGATGATGAAGACTATTTACGTGAAGGTATTATTTACGATATTGAAGATATGAACGCAATTATCGATCAATTCATAGAGTATTTAAGACATCATAAAGTGGCTGAATTGGTTAATGAAGACTTAAATGCTTTGGTGGCTGAAGTAGTCGCTTCAGAGCAAAAGCAGCAAAGGGTGATCAATGCCGAACTTAATGAGAGCATACCAAATATTCCATTAAGCCATGTTGCTATTAAACGTGTAATTACCAATATGATAGAGAATGCATTGCGTTATTCTGAAGATGATATTCAGGTATTAACTGGTTTAGATAAATCTAAAAAATATGCTTATGTGGCCATTCAAGATAAAGGCCCTGGCATTCCAGAAAATGAACTTGAGCGTGTATTTCAACCATTCACTCAAGGTGACTTAGCACGCGGCAGTGAAGGTAGCGGCTTAGGTTTAGCGATTATTAAACGTATTGTAGATATGCATAATGGCACAGTAACATTAAGAAATATGCCTGAAGGCGGCTTAGAAGCAAAAGTAAACTTCCTCGTTAAACAGTAA
- the pckA gene encoding phosphoenolpyruvate carboxykinase (ATP): MTALENSIDLSQYGINDVAEIVYNPSYELLFAEETKAGLEGFDKGVETELGAVNVDTGIFTGRSPKDKYIVRDEVTRDTVWWSDQGKNDNKPMTPETWDHLKGLVTTQLSGERLFVVDTFCGADEATRLKVRFITQVAWQAHFVKNMFIRPTDAELENYEPDFVVMNGAKTVNDKWEEQGLNSENFVAFNLTEKVQLIGGTWYGGEMKKGMFSMMNYYLPLQGIASMHCSANVGKDGDTAIFFGLSGTGKTTLSTDPKRELIGDDEHGWDDNGVFNFEGGCYAKTINLSKENEPDIYNAIRRDALLENVTVDANGKIDFDDNSKTENTRVSYPIHHIDNIVKPVSRAGHAKKVIFLTADAFGVLPPVAKLTPEQTEYYFLSGFTAKLAGTERGITEPTPTFSSCFGAAFLSLHPTQYAEVLHKRMEAAGAEAYLVNTGWNGTGKRISIKATRAIIDSILDGSIDNAETTVIPMFNLEVPTSVEGVEGDILDPRKTYEDASVWNDKAVDLAKRFVNNFEKFTDTENGKALVSAGPQL, encoded by the coding sequence ATGACCGCTTTAGAAAACTCAATTGATTTGTCACAATATGGTATCAATGATGTGGCAGAAATTGTTTACAATCCATCTTATGAGTTACTTTTTGCAGAAGAAACTAAAGCCGGCCTAGAAGGTTTTGACAAAGGTGTTGAAACTGAACTTGGCGCAGTAAATGTAGACACAGGTATCTTTACAGGTCGTTCTCCTAAAGATAAATATATTGTTCGTGACGAAGTAACTCGCGACACAGTATGGTGGTCTGATCAAGGTAAAAATGATAACAAACCTATGACTCCTGAAACATGGGATCATTTAAAAGGTTTAGTTACAACTCAACTAAGCGGCGAGCGTTTATTTGTTGTTGATACTTTTTGTGGCGCTGATGAAGCAACACGCTTAAAAGTACGTTTTATCACTCAAGTAGCATGGCAAGCACATTTCGTTAAGAATATGTTTATTCGCCCTACTGATGCTGAGCTTGAAAATTACGAACCAGACTTCGTAGTTATGAACGGTGCAAAAACAGTAAATGATAAATGGGAAGAGCAAGGTCTTAACTCTGAGAACTTTGTTGCTTTCAACCTAACTGAAAAAGTGCAACTAATCGGTGGTACTTGGTACGGCGGCGAAATGAAAAAAGGTATGTTCTCAATGATGAACTACTACCTTCCGCTTCAAGGCATCGCATCTATGCACTGTAGTGCTAATGTTGGTAAAGACGGCGATACAGCTATCTTCTTTGGTTTATCAGGTACTGGTAAAACAACGCTTTCTACAGATCCAAAACGTGAACTTATCGGTGATGATGAGCACGGTTGGGATGATAACGGCGTATTTAACTTTGAAGGCGGTTGTTACGCAAAAACAATCAACCTAAGCAAAGAAAACGAACCAGACATCTATAATGCAATCCGTCGTGATGCATTATTAGAAAACGTAACTGTTGATGCGAATGGTAAAATTGATTTTGACGATAACTCAAAAACTGAGAACACACGTGTTTCTTACCCAATTCACCATATCGACAACATCGTAAAACCAGTATCTCGTGCAGGTCACGCTAAGAAAGTAATTTTCTTAACTGCTGATGCATTTGGTGTTTTACCTCCAGTTGCTAAATTAACGCCAGAGCAAACTGAATACTACTTCCTTTCAGGTTTCACAGCTAAACTAGCTGGTACTGAACGTGGTATCACAGAGCCTACTCCAACTTTCTCTAGCTGTTTTGGTGCTGCTTTCTTAAGCCTACACCCAACTCAGTACGCTGAAGTATTACACAAGCGTATGGAAGCTGCAGGCGCTGAAGCTTACCTAGTAAACACAGGTTGGAACGGTACTGGTAAACGTATCTCTATCAAAGCAACACGTGCAATCATTGATTCTATCTTAGATGGTTCAATTGATAACGCTGAAACTACAGTTATCCCAATGTTCAACCTAGAAGTACCTACTTCAGTAGAAGGTGTTGAAGGTGACATTCTTGATCCTCGTAAAACTTACGAAGATGCAAGCGTATGGAATGACAAAGCAGTAGATTTAGCAAAACGCTTTGTAAATAACTTCGAGAAATTCACTGACACAGAAAATGGTAAAGCATTAGTATCAGCTGGTCCTCAGTTATAA
- the hslO gene encoding Hsp33 family molecular chaperone HslO, which translates to MQDLLHRYIFENLDARGELVQLNTTFNEIIEGHNYPDPVKHLLGELLAATCLLTATLKFEGDIAVQLQGDGPLKYAVINGDNEQNMRGIARLQNEIKGTTIKDLIGKGHMVITITPKKGERYQGIVPLDADTLSECLEQYFTQSEQLTTRLWFATDVTEGAAKVSGLFLQVLPVDKEKAEQDFIHLEALTNTIKDEELLTLDATTVLTRLYHEDNPRVFEPQAVNYKCTCTRDKTAGALVNVGLESLLEEIENSGDIQISCHYCLKNYVFDESQVRALFH; encoded by the coding sequence ATGCAAGATTTATTACACAGATATATTTTTGAAAACCTCGATGCACGAGGTGAATTAGTTCAATTAAACACTACGTTTAACGAAATAATTGAAGGCCATAATTATCCAGATCCAGTTAAACATTTATTAGGTGAATTATTAGCCGCAACATGTTTATTAACTGCAACGTTAAAGTTTGAAGGCGATATCGCGGTTCAATTACAAGGTGATGGTCCGCTTAAATATGCTGTAATAAATGGTGATAATGAACAAAACATGCGCGGTATTGCTCGCCTACAAAATGAAATTAAAGGCACAACAATCAAAGATTTGATTGGTAAAGGTCATATGGTTATCACAATTACGCCTAAAAAAGGTGAAAGATACCAAGGTATCGTACCACTTGATGCAGATACATTGTCTGAATGTTTAGAGCAATACTTCACACAATCAGAGCAATTAACAACACGCTTATGGTTTGCAACTGATGTAACTGAAGGTGCAGCTAAAGTTTCGGGGTTATTTTTACAAGTATTGCCTGTCGACAAAGAAAAAGCAGAGCAAGATTTTATTCACCTTGAAGCTTTAACAAATACCATTAAAGATGAAGAGCTATTAACTCTAGATGCAACTACTGTACTTACGCGTCTTTATCATGAAGACAACCCAAGAGTATTTGAACCACAAGCAGTAAACTACAAATGTACTTGTACAAGAGATAAAACTGCAGGTGCATTAGTTAATGTTGGACTTGAGTCTTTATTAGAAGAAATAGAAAATAGTGGTGACATTCAAATTAGTTGTCACTACTGTCTTAAAAATTACGTTTTTGATGAGTCTCAAGTAAGGGCGCTTTTTCATTAG
- the hslR gene encoding ribosome-associated heat shock protein Hsp15, whose amino-acid sequence MAKIQKAQPNEILKVRLDKWLWAARFYKTRAIARDMVQGGKVQYNGQKCKASKTVELNAVITLTQNHDEKIITILKISEHRRGAPEAQLLYQESDESIKQREINTIARKNNSFFSPHPERKPDKKQRRKIIQFKQS is encoded by the coding sequence ATGGCAAAAATTCAAAAAGCACAGCCAAATGAAATTCTTAAAGTCCGTTTAGATAAATGGCTTTGGGCTGCGCGATTTTATAAAACACGCGCTATAGCGAGAGACATGGTTCAAGGCGGAAAAGTTCAATATAATGGCCAAAAATGTAAAGCCAGTAAAACAGTAGAGTTAAATGCTGTAATCACCTTAACTCAAAACCATGATGAAAAAATTATCACTATTTTGAAAATATCAGAACATAGGCGTGGTGCACCAGAGGCGCAGCTTTTATATCAAGAGTCTGATGAAAGCATTAAGCAACGTGAAATCAACACCATAGCTCGAAAAAACAATAGCTTCTTTTCTCCTCATCCAGAGCGCAAGCCTGATAAGAAACAAAGAAGAAAGATCATTCAGTTTAAACAAAGCTAA
- the gspC gene encoding type II secretion system protein GspC, giving the protein MQQKLQKLQQFQHLIAKLPERKISFTLLLIIVVYVAYLSAQAFWLIWPKPQESNSFINSASSNSASRSTLNSSDITAINLFGKVNAQPVKKEVEEPKVINDAPETTLNINLTGVVAVNQDDKAGLAIIESQGAQETYQVDDVVKGTRATVKQVFADRVILQVRSRYETLMLDGFNFSKTVTSTKRKPQSSSPRKIKQNSRTIKATQNADVKREIREKRAELVKDPGKLFDYIRVSPSRVNGELVGYKLRPGKDPALFRKMGLKHNDLATSINGYMLTDMKQAMAAINELRTAQSATISIDRKGEQLDVLFSLE; this is encoded by the coding sequence ATGCAACAGAAATTACAAAAATTACAACAATTTCAGCATTTAATTGCCAAGCTTCCTGAAAGGAAAATAAGTTTTACACTACTATTAATTATAGTGGTATATGTCGCTTATTTATCTGCGCAAGCTTTTTGGTTAATTTGGCCTAAACCTCAAGAATCAAATTCATTTATTAATAGCGCAAGTTCAAATTCAGCTAGTCGCAGCACATTAAATAGTTCAGATATCACAGCTATCAATCTTTTTGGTAAGGTGAATGCTCAGCCCGTAAAAAAAGAAGTAGAAGAACCTAAAGTAATAAATGATGCACCAGAAACCACATTGAATATCAATTTGACGGGTGTTGTGGCTGTAAATCAAGATGATAAAGCGGGTTTAGCTATTATAGAAAGCCAAGGTGCACAAGAGACATATCAAGTAGATGATGTTGTAAAAGGTACACGAGCGACGGTAAAGCAAGTTTTTGCAGATCGTGTTATTTTACAAGTGCGTAGCCGATATGAAACCTTGATGTTAGATGGTTTTAACTTTTCTAAAACTGTAACAAGTACAAAAAGAAAACCACAAAGCTCGTCACCTCGGAAAATAAAACAAAATTCACGCACTATCAAAGCGACTCAAAATGCAGATGTAAAACGTGAAATTCGTGAAAAACGTGCAGAATTAGTAAAAGATCCAGGTAAGTTATTTGATTATATTCGTGTATCGCCATCAAGAGTAAATGGTGAATTAGTGGGGTATAAATTAAGACCAGGTAAAGATCCCGCTTTATTTAGAAAAATGGGTTTAAAACACAACGATTTAGCAACATCAATTAATGGTTATATGCTTACTGATATGAAGCAAGCTATGGCTGCTATTAATGAATTGCGTACCGCACAATCAGCTACGATTTCAATTGACCGCAAGGGCGAGCAATTGGACGTATTGTTTAGTTTAGAATAA
- the gspD gene encoding type II secretion system secretin GspD produces MNHMQGRLKKSTRIKKGLAKYAALMLAIGTSLSVAAVEYSANFKGTDINEFINIVGKNLNKTIIIDPAVRGKINVRSYELMDEKLYYQFFLNVLEVQGIAVVEMDNGILKIEKSSSAKKSSVPVMDDNDETSYGDMMVTRVIRVKNVSVQELGPLIRQFSDQKDGGHVTNYKDANVMMLTGHAASVNRLVKIIRLVDQAGDKQVDIIRLKHATPADVVSVIEKIYKPTSGKSNIPAFLIPKVVADERTNSIIVSGETQARERALELIKRLDGELETQGNTKVVYLNYAKSEELVKVLQGVSKSIADEQKKSSSKSKSRNNKNQTSIEAHAETNALVITAQPDVMRSLEKVIAKLDVRRPQVLVEAIILEVFEGDGINLGFQWISEQGGMVQFNNGTVPVGSLAVAAEQARDKTITETTASTNANGSTVGSAPTTRVVEGDLTAAASLLSGVSGMAMGIIKGDWGAIIQAAATDTNTNIISTPSITTMDNQEASMIVGQEIPILTGSAAGSNNSNPFSTVDRQEVGTKLKVTPQINDGSAILLTIEQEVSSISGSTSVDIITNKREFTTTVLADDGGMVILGGLIDEEVQESVSKVPVLGDIPILGHLFKSSKTEKRKRNLMVFIRATIVRDDVTMNQLSHEKYNYLRSEQQKREDEGVSLMPGTNTPVLPEWNDELVLPPTYQEFLHGKNKEEKKDD; encoded by the coding sequence ATGAATCACATGCAAGGCCGCCTAAAAAAAAGTACAAGAATTAAAAAAGGGTTGGCAAAATACGCCGCATTGATGCTTGCTATTGGAACTTCGCTATCGGTTGCTGCTGTAGAGTATTCTGCTAATTTTAAGGGCACCGATATTAATGAATTTATTAATATCGTAGGTAAAAATTTAAATAAAACCATTATTATCGATCCGGCTGTACGCGGTAAAATTAATGTACGCAGCTATGAGTTAATGGATGAAAAACTGTATTATCAATTTTTCTTAAATGTACTTGAAGTACAAGGTATTGCTGTTGTAGAAATGGATAATGGCATACTAAAAATTGAAAAAAGTTCTAGCGCTAAAAAATCTAGCGTTCCAGTAATGGATGACAATGATGAAACCTCATATGGCGATATGATGGTGACACGTGTTATTCGCGTTAAAAATGTCAGTGTGCAAGAGCTTGGCCCACTTATTCGTCAGTTTAGTGATCAAAAAGATGGTGGCCATGTCACTAACTATAAAGATGCCAATGTAATGATGTTGACAGGTCATGCTGCATCGGTAAATCGTTTAGTAAAAATTATTCGCTTAGTTGACCAAGCGGGTGATAAACAAGTTGATATTATTCGTTTAAAACATGCAACACCAGCTGATGTTGTGTCAGTAATTGAAAAAATCTATAAACCGACTTCTGGTAAATCAAATATTCCTGCTTTTTTAATTCCAAAAGTCGTTGCTGATGAGCGTACTAACAGCATAATCGTTAGTGGTGAAACACAAGCAAGAGAGCGAGCATTAGAGCTAATAAAAAGATTAGATGGCGAACTTGAAACCCAAGGTAATACTAAAGTTGTTTACTTAAATTACGCTAAATCAGAAGAGTTGGTAAAAGTTTTACAAGGTGTAAGTAAATCGATTGCTGATGAGCAAAAAAAATCTAGCTCGAAGTCTAAAAGTCGGAATAATAAAAATCAAACCAGTATAGAAGCACATGCTGAAACCAATGCATTGGTTATTACAGCACAACCAGATGTAATGCGCTCACTTGAAAAAGTGATTGCTAAGTTAGATGTGCGCCGCCCACAAGTATTGGTTGAAGCGATTATCCTTGAAGTATTTGAAGGTGATGGCATTAACTTAGGTTTTCAGTGGATCAGCGAACAAGGTGGCATGGTGCAGTTTAATAATGGTACCGTGCCTGTCGGTTCATTAGCTGTCGCAGCGGAACAAGCAAGAGATAAAACGATTACCGAAACAACAGCCTCTACCAATGCTAATGGCAGTACTGTGGGTTCTGCTCCGACTACAAGAGTTGTAGAAGGTGATTTAACCGCTGCTGCAAGCTTACTTTCCGGTGTCAGTGGTATGGCGATGGGTATTATAAAAGGTGACTGGGGTGCAATTATTCAAGCGGCTGCTACTGATACCAATACCAATATTATATCAACGCCTTCAATTACCACTATGGATAACCAAGAAGCTTCTATGATAGTGGGTCAAGAGATCCCAATTTTAACTGGCTCTGCCGCAGGAAGTAATAACTCAAATCCATTTAGCACAGTAGACCGTCAAGAGGTTGGTACTAAGTTAAAAGTAACACCACAAATCAATGATGGTTCAGCAATCTTATTAACCATTGAGCAAGAAGTATCAAGTATCAGTGGTTCTACGTCAGTGGATATCATTACCAATAAACGAGAGTTCACAACTACTGTTTTAGCTGATGATGGTGGTATGGTGATTTTAGGTGGTTTAATAGATGAAGAAGTGCAAGAAAGTGTGTCTAAGGTACCAGTTTTAGGTGATATTCCAATTTTAGGTCACTTATTTAAATCAAGTAAAACAGAAAAACGTAAACGTAATCTAATGGTGTTTATTCGTGCGACAATTGTGCGTGACGATGTCACTATGAATCAACTTAGCCATGAAAAATATAATTACTTACGTTCTGAACAACAAAAACGAGAAGATGAAGGTGTATCACTAATGCCTGGCACTAACACACCTGTACTACCTGAGTGGAACGATGAATTAGTATTACCGCCTACGTATCAAGAATTCTTACACGGTAAAAACAAAGAAGAGAAAAAAGATGACTGA
- the gspE gene encoding type II secretion system ATPase GspE has protein sequence MTELVAEVSVAPKRLPFSYARRFGVFLSHEQQENELTLFYKGELNLEVLLEARRIAAQSFTAVQLNDDEFELQIEAVYQRDSSETQQIMEDIGNEVDLFSLAEELPTTEDLLASDDDAPIIKLINAMLGEAIKDGASDIHIETFEQDLVIRFRVDGVLKEVLTPNRKLSSLLVSRIKVMAKLDIAEKRIPQDGRISLKIAGRAVDVRVSTMPASYGERVVLRLLDKNNARLDLQDLGMSDENRVVFTDLVRKPHGIILVTGPTGSGKSTTLYAGLAEIDSKESNILTVEDPIEYEIAGIGQTQVNTKVDMTFARGLRAILRQDPDVVMVGEIRDLETAQISVQASLTGHMVLSTLHTNTAAGAITRMEDMGVEPFLLSSSLLGVLSQRLVRTLCPDCKQPHVADEKECRLLGVEFNQGIKIHRAVGCTECNHNGYRGRTGIHELLVVDDAIRELIHNGKSEQAVEKYIRQTTPSIRQDGCRKVLLGETTLEEVLRVTREES, from the coding sequence ATGACTGAGTTAGTAGCCGAAGTTTCAGTGGCTCCTAAACGTTTGCCTTTTTCTTATGCGCGTCGTTTTGGTGTGTTTTTGAGTCATGAACAGCAAGAAAATGAACTTACCCTTTTTTATAAAGGCGAGTTAAATCTTGAAGTCTTGCTAGAAGCAAGACGCATTGCAGCGCAAAGTTTTACAGCTGTGCAGCTAAATGACGATGAATTTGAATTGCAAATTGAAGCCGTTTATCAAAGAGACAGCTCTGAGACGCAACAGATAATGGAAGATATTGGCAACGAAGTTGATTTATTTTCTTTAGCAGAAGAGCTGCCAACAACTGAAGACTTGTTAGCGAGCGATGATGATGCGCCAATTATAAAGCTGATTAATGCCATGTTAGGTGAAGCGATTAAAGATGGTGCGTCAGATATCCATATTGAAACTTTTGAGCAAGATTTAGTTATTCGCTTTAGAGTTGATGGTGTATTAAAAGAAGTATTAACGCCTAACCGTAAGTTATCTTCTTTATTAGTGTCTCGTATAAAAGTAATGGCTAAATTAGATATTGCTGAAAAACGTATACCCCAAGATGGTCGTATTAGCTTAAAAATAGCCGGGCGTGCAGTTGATGTGCGTGTTTCAACTATGCCTGCCAGTTACGGCGAGCGTGTTGTGTTACGTTTATTAGATAAAAATAATGCACGCCTTGATTTACAAGACTTAGGCATGAGCGATGAAAATCGTGTTGTTTTTACTGATTTAGTGCGCAAACCTCACGGTATTATTTTGGTTACAGGTCCTACGGGTTCAGGTAAAAGTACCACGCTTTATGCCGGACTTGCTGAGATAGATTCAAAAGAAAGTAATATTCTAACTGTTGAAGATCCAATAGAGTACGAAATTGCAGGCATAGGCCAAACGCAAGTAAATACAAAAGTAGATATGACATTTGCGCGTGGTTTACGTGCCATTTTACGTCAAGATCCCGATGTGGTGATGGTAGGTGAAATTCGTGACTTAGAAACAGCACAAATCTCTGTTCAAGCCTCATTAACGGGTCATATGGTTTTATCAACACTGCATACAAATACTGCTGCAGGCGCAATTACGCGCATGGAAGATATGGGCGTAGAGCCTTTCTTATTATCTTCATCATTGTTAGGTGTTTTATCACAGCGCTTAGTGCGTACTTTATGCCCTGATTGTAAGCAACCGCATGTAGCTGATGAAAAAGAATGTCGTTTATTAGGCGTTGAGTTTAATCAAGGTATTAAAATTCACCGTGCGGTAGGTTGTACTGAATGTAATCATAATGGCTATAGAGGCCGAACTGGTATTCACGAGTTACTAGTTGTTGATGATGCTATCAGAGAGCTTATTCATAATGGTAAAAGTGAACAAGCAGTTGAAAAGTATATTCGCCAAACAACTCCAAGTATTCGCCAAGATGGCTGTAGAAAAGTACTGTTAGGTGAAACAACTTTAGAAGAAGTACTGCGCGTCACTAGAGAGGAAAGCTAG
- the gspF gene encoding type II secretion system inner membrane protein GspF: MPAFEYKALDAKGKTKKGLLEADTAKQVRNNLREKGLTPLEVNVAAEQEKKQGSSFFKTKVSTADLSLITRQLATLIQSALPVEEAILAVAEQCEKPKLKGMLMSVRSKVVEGYTLADGLAEFPHVFDYLYRAMVAAGEKSGHLDKVLNRLADYTEQRQHMRSQITQAMVYPMVLVVFAIGIISILLGSVVPKILKTFEKSKQALPWTTEWVLAASNYVQNYWLITLVVFFSLVFGIKKALTKPKVRFWYDSKLLTLPGLGKVSRSLNTARFARTLSILSSSSVPLLEGMKISGEVLANEQIKKAVGDASIKVSEGATLRASLQQTKFFPPMMLHMIASGEKSGELEQMLERSADNQDREFESLVSVSLKLLEPAMIAGMAVIVLFIVMAILQPIMAMNKAIGM; encoded by the coding sequence GTGCCAGCATTTGAGTACAAGGCTTTAGATGCCAAAGGTAAAACTAAAAAAGGTTTACTTGAAGCTGATACGGCCAAACAAGTCAGAAATAATTTAAGAGAAAAAGGCTTAACACCTTTAGAGGTCAATGTTGCCGCTGAGCAAGAAAAGAAGCAGGGCAGTAGCTTTTTTAAAACTAAAGTATCAACCGCTGATCTCTCTTTAATTACACGTCAATTAGCAACCTTAATTCAGTCGGCATTACCTGTTGAAGAGGCAATCCTTGCGGTGGCTGAACAATGTGAAAAGCCGAAATTAAAAGGTATGTTGATGTCGGTCCGTTCTAAGGTGGTAGAAGGCTACACTTTAGCGGATGGTTTAGCTGAATTCCCCCATGTATTTGATTATTTATATCGCGCTATGGTTGCCGCAGGTGAAAAATCAGGGCATTTAGATAAAGTACTAAATCGATTAGCTGACTACACTGAACAACGTCAGCATATGCGTAGCCAAATTACCCAAGCTATGGTTTATCCAATGGTACTTGTGGTTTTTGCAATTGGTATTATTTCGATATTGTTAGGTAGTGTAGTACCAAAAATATTAAAAACTTTTGAGAAATCTAAACAAGCTTTACCTTGGACAACCGAGTGGGTATTGGCAGCGAGTAATTATGTGCAAAACTATTGGCTGATCACTTTAGTGGTATTTTTCAGTTTGGTTTTTGGAATTAAAAAAGCACTTACAAAACCAAAAGTACGGTTTTGGTATGATAGTAAGCTGTTAACATTACCAGGATTAGGTAAAGTAAGCCGTAGTTTAAATACAGCAAGGTTTGCACGTACTTTAAGTATTTTGTCTTCAAGCTCAGTTCCTTTATTAGAGGGGATGAAAATATCGGGTGAAGTCTTAGCAAATGAACAGATAAAAAAAGCAGTCGGTGATGCTTCAATTAAAGTAAGTGAAGGTGCAACACTGAGAGCTTCATTACAGCAAACAAAATTTTTCCCACCTATGATGCTTCACATGATTGCCAGTGGAGAGAAATCAGGTGAGCTTGAACAAATGTTAGAACGTTCAGCTGACAACCAAGATAGAGAATTTGAGAGTTTAGTGAGTGTGTCATTAAAGCTTCTTGAACCCGCCATGATTGCAGGAATGGCAGTAATCGTATTGTTTATTGTAATGGCGATTTTACAGCCGATAATGGCAATGAACAAAGCAATAGGAATGTAG